The Bacillus sp. FJAT-27916 genomic interval TACTCGGCCTGTCTTGCCGTTCTGTTTAAAACCATAAATGTATACTTTAATCATCCCGAATTTTGAAGGAATATACAACATTTCATATTGCTTGCTTTTGCTTTTATTCATTTTCAACATCCTCATCTTTTAGACTTCGGGAAATGTACGTTGATGATTAGCCTTCCACATGAAAAGCATAAGGGTTATTATTATAGTTTACCTTAAACCATCCTAATTTACCATAGATTGAGAGAAAGTCCTTCCTGCATTCGAATTACTTAACAAACCAAAGCCCTGCATGATAGGATGGGAAAGAATATAAAAAGCAAAATTGCAAAGAAAAGGGAAATACCATGAAAACACTTTCAAGACGTTCTTTTCTAAAAAAAGGGGCGCTATATGGAGTTACCCTGCTCACTTCATTAGCGGGGGGAAGATACTATATGAAGGAAGTAGAACCTGATTGGGTTGAAATCAACCAGTATACATATTCGCATCTTCTGATTCCTCCTTCATTTAACCAAACCCGTATCGTCCAATTTAATGACACCCACATCGGATTTCAATATGACTTGACTGATCTAAAAAAGACCGTTCAAACTATTAACGATTTCAAGCCAGATTTAATTTGCTTTGCAGGGGATTTACTTGACAATCCGGATGAATATAGTGTCCCCTCAGAATTATATAGCCTTCTAAACTCTTTGAAAGCTCCTCTCGGAAAATACGCTGTCTACGGGAATCATGACCATGGAGGTTATGGAACAGAGCTTTATGAACAAACGATGGACAAATGCGGCTTTAAAGTACTAAAGAATGCTTCTGATATCGTTCAAAAGAACGG includes:
- a CDS encoding metallophosphoesterase; this translates as MKEVEPDWVEINQYTYSHLLIPPSFNQTRIVQFNDTHIGFQYDLTDLKKTVQTINDFKPDLICFAGDLLDNPDEYSVPSELYSLLNSLKAPLGKYAVYGNHDHGGYGTELYEQTMDKCGFKVLKNASDIVQKNGESMLIAGVDDSSLGAPDIAQALSGKPRNLFTLLLSHAPDYANEAARYPVHLQLSGHSHGGQVQIPLVGPLITPPHAKEYNEGLYELSDSFSLYVNRGLGTTRIPYRLLCRPEITVFDLYHGEAGMQPSET